The following is a genomic window from Neurospora crassa OR74A linkage group III, whole genome shotgun sequence.
AACGGCCGCGGAATCCAATGGGGCGCAACCAAGTGCACAATCCACAATTGGGCCTGCATCTCTGCTAAAGGCGGGATGGCGCCTAGACTTGGTCGCAAAAAGCCAATGAATCCCACTGAAGGGTCGTCGCGGTTCCAGATACCGCGGACATTGCGCTCCGTGTGCTCGACTGCGTACCGCCGGCGGCGGGCTGCCTTGCCacttttgctgctgctgctgctgctgcagagAGAGGAAGCGTTATGGGCTGTGAAAAAGGGGTATTCCTGGTTGTATCCCGTGCAGAAAATGACCATGTCGGGCTTGATGGTCTGCTGGCGCATGCGCTCCCATTCGGGCCGGTGGTTATTCTGGAAGGTGACGATGCCCTGCGAAGAAATGGATTGCGGCCAGGGAGCCAGGTCGATGTACCGGCCGCCTGTGTCTTTGAGAGTCGAGCCGATGAGGGCGGAGCGGATCCTCGAAAGAAGGGTGGGaggggtgggggagggttgGAGGTGTTTGTAGGGGTACGAGATGTAAGGGGCGGCATTGGAGGATTTGTTGAAGAAGACTATATGTCAGTTAGTACAATCTTGGTGGCCGAGGGGGGTTTGTAACAAGGAGAACATACTTCGGCTGACATGATTCTTTTGCGGATCAGGTTCTCCAACAATTTGATCCAATCCTTCGGGCGTACCCGTGTTCAGCCACAGGAACGTCCGTACGTAAATATTGTAAAATGTCCAGAGCGCCGTGTGGTTCCGAAGTAAGGGATGGACGTAAGCCGTGTCAAACAGGCTTGCACGTGCGTTGTCCAAGGGGACTGTCAGCTCACCACTGGATTTACGGCCCAAAATGGGAAACAGGACAGGACTGAGGTTTCTCtgttcgttttttttttcccctttgtcAGCACAAGCTCACCCAGACTCCTTTGTTTGAGGGTACTAATGCAAGTGGCACTGAACAGTCCTTGTGGCTCAAGGGAATCTACCTTTGGGGCAAAGTGAAAGCCACTTCGATGGCACATGACGACTCGCTTGGTCTGCGAAGTCACTGCCATCCAGGATAGATCCGAACCCGTTTCCCCGCTACCGAGAATCATGACCGTCTTGTCGACGCCGaactgcttcttctccttaaaCTGGGAGGAGTGCATTTTGACGGGGACGTGTTCGATACCAGGGATATCGGGGATATGGGGAGTGACGTGAAGACCGGAGCAGACGGCTATGGCATCGCATTCCCATTCCGAGGTCTCTCCAGTTATCTTGGCGGTACAAGCAACGACATGTTTCCCCTTGAGCGTCCTTGTCACTGAATCGACTCGCGTGTTGAGGTGGATGTTGGGCCATAGGTTAAAATGCGTGCAATACTCGTTGAGATAATGCACATATCGCTTGGCAGACATAAAGTCTCCATCGGCCTTTGAGGCTCTAAAGTCGGAAAAGGTGGTGAGTTGAGTTGATGAGACCAGCTGGGGAAAGGACGGTCAGTGTCTGGAGGTATTATCTTTGAAAGGGCCGCAAATACCTCAGCGTCTTCATAGGTCCTGGCGTGAAACGTTCCTCCCACGGCATCGTCACTCTCAAAAAGGTGCGCCTCGATGGGTTCAACTCCGAGAAACTGATGCGCGGTAAGGAGATATTTGAGAGTGACAAGTCCGGAAGGACCGCCTCCAATGACAGCAACTCTCATGAAGACGTCGGGGGTAGCTGCCGGCTT
Proteins encoded in this region:
- a CDS encoding dimethylaniline monooxygenase, whose product is MRVAVIGGGPSGLVTLKYLLTAHQFLGVEPIEAHLFESDDAVGGTFHARTYEDAELVSSTQLTTFSDFRASKADGDFMSAKRYVHYLNEYCTHFNLWPNIHLNTRVDSVTRTLKGKHVVACTAKITGETSEWECDAIAVCSGLHVTPHIPDIPGIEHVPVKMHSSQFKEKKQFGVDKTVMILGSGETGSDLSWMAVTSQTKRVVMCHRSGFHFAPKRNLSPVLFPILGRKSSGELTVPLDNARASLFDTAYVHPLLRNHTALWTFYNIYVRTFLWLNTGTPEGLDQIVGEPDPQKNHVSRIFFNKSSNAAPYISYPYKHLQPSPTPPTLLSRIRSALIGSTLKDTGGRYIDLAPWPQSISSQGIVTFQNNHRPEWERMRQQTIKPDMVIFCTGYNQEYPFFTAHNASSLCSSSSSSKSGKAARRRRYAVEHTERNVRGIWNRDDPSVGFIGFLRPSLGAIPPLAEMQAQLWIVHLVAPHWIPRPLDPKDEEHYRLRHPAESRVKYGVDHESYVYQLGLDMDSAMGVMEVLRRGLWERGVGAFLWERGGGDVTWKKTEKKKKKRKIEIGWKLPLVWGLGANYNVKFRMKGPWRWEGAEEVMETELWRMIKRRRWFWEHFCLSLLPMMIFGPVSLLVWVYASVVGVLVGVDDLIKRKKGKE